A single window of Methylomarinum sp. Ch1-1 DNA harbors:
- a CDS encoding CobW family GTP-binding protein: protein MNKIIDTAIAANLITGFLGVGKTTAIQALLDSKPADQTWAVLVNEFGEIGIDGSRLHGDNGENQGIFIRELPGGCLCCTAGVPFQVALNQLIKASRPDRLLIEPTGLGHPREVIAMLTSPPYTEVIDLKATLTLVDARKVIDPRYAEHDIFRQQLRVADRIIANKRDLYRDDDERRLLDYLQDLNLGHLPVETVIQGQLRYDWLLLPRHADNIDEPVHQHAPSLLDQPLSLAENDYRRIDNHGGGFYSSGWLFGRQVVFDYVTLHALLSVIDAERVKAIMRTDRGCYVFNSVDGVLTQSMLEHAEDSRIEVISRNREDWEDLQAGLLNARLNDQ from the coding sequence ATGAACAAGATAATTGATACAGCGATTGCGGCCAATCTCATCACCGGCTTTCTCGGTGTCGGCAAAACCACCGCGATACAAGCGCTGTTGGATAGTAAGCCGGCTGATCAAACCTGGGCGGTGCTGGTCAATGAATTCGGCGAGATCGGCATAGACGGCAGCCGGCTGCATGGCGACAATGGCGAAAATCAGGGTATCTTCATTCGTGAACTTCCGGGCGGCTGTTTGTGCTGCACTGCTGGCGTTCCGTTCCAAGTGGCCCTGAATCAGTTGATCAAGGCCAGTCGTCCCGACCGATTGCTGATTGAGCCGACCGGCCTAGGTCATCCTCGCGAAGTGATCGCGATGCTGACATCGCCGCCATACACCGAGGTCATCGACTTGAAAGCCACGCTGACATTGGTTGATGCCCGCAAAGTCATAGATCCGCGTTATGCCGAACATGACATCTTTAGGCAGCAGCTGCGGGTGGCCGACCGGATCATCGCCAACAAACGGGACTTATATCGAGATGACGATGAACGCCGCCTACTTGATTATCTGCAGGACTTGAATTTAGGCCATTTACCGGTCGAGACTGTGATCCAGGGACAGCTGCGTTATGACTGGTTGCTGCTGCCGCGCCATGCCGACAACATTGATGAGCCAGTACACCAGCATGCGCCGTCTTTGCTCGATCAACCCTTGTCGTTAGCGGAAAACGATTATCGCCGCATCGATAATCATGGCGGCGGATTTTACAGCAGCGGCTGGTTATTTGGCCGGCAGGTCGTATTTGATTATGTGACGCTTCATGCGCTGTTGTCGGTGATCGATGCGGAACGCGTTAAGGCTATTATGCGAACCGACCGGGGCTGTTATGTCTTTAACAGCGTCGATGGGGTACTGACTCAGTCGATGTTGGAGCATGCCGAGGACAGTCGAATCGAGGTCATCAGTCGAAATCGTGAGGATTGGGAAGACTTGCAAGCCGGGTTATTGAATGCCCGTCTGAATGATCAGTGA
- a CDS encoding Fur family transcriptional regulator produces MPNNINQALDIAQSECSRSGMRLTDKRCNVLKILLQEAEPLSAYDIADRYRVAIGESLSAMSAYRMLDFLLQAGLAHKLETTNQYVACSHITCEHEHQVPQFLICDRCHTVKEVGLRKQLLNELKASIENTGFTLSSQQLELHGLCEQCRHQLDDEQDN; encoded by the coding sequence ATGCCTAACAATATTAATCAGGCCTTAGATATAGCCCAGAGCGAGTGCAGTCGCAGCGGCATGCGTCTGACCGACAAGCGCTGCAACGTGTTGAAAATACTGTTGCAGGAAGCCGAACCCTTGTCGGCTTACGATATCGCCGATCGTTACAGGGTGGCCATCGGAGAGTCCTTATCGGCAATGTCTGCCTATCGGATGTTGGATTTTTTGTTACAGGCCGGTCTGGCTCATAAACTGGAGACCACAAATCAATATGTCGCCTGTTCTCATATTACCTGCGAGCATGAACATCAGGTCCCGCAATTCCTGATTTGCGATCGTTGCCATACGGTTAAGGAAGTTGGCCTGCGTAAGCAGTTGCTCAATGAGCTTAAGGCCAGTATCGAAAACACCGGATTTACGCTATCCAGTCAACAGCTCGAGTTGCATGGTCTGTGCGAACAATGTCGGCATCAACTAGATGATGAACAAGATAATTGA
- a CDS encoding TonB-dependent receptor translates to MSLLISHPGYAESEHVQELDNLIISMPLSQSTANTALPVSILSGDELRMKAASTIGETLKNEPGITSQSFGPGVGQPVIRGQSGSRVHVLQNGLGSLDVSSLSPDHGNSTESLWAERIEVLRGPATLLYGSGAIGGVVNVLDNRIPDAVPEAMVEGAVEQRYNTVNEGKSTAFKLDGGKGILAWHLDGFYRDSINLQIPGSAVDEAIVEEEHDEHEESSEGRLLNSNTRARSGTAGFSLIGDRGFVGFSINHLDNNYGVPPGAHEHEEEEGAEQVRIDMKQTRYDMKAEIDNPLEFAESLRVRLGYNDYQHIELENGEAGTIYSNEGFESRVELVQKPWAFFDHGVFGVQSKNSEFSALGDEAVVPKSDIDSFGIFTVQDIHTEHVTYEMGMRVEQQWIDPVDRAESSHTPVSFSTSAIWSVTDQDSIKLTFSRSQRAPDIQELFSNGPHLATASYEIGDAGLIEETSHNLELGIHIDREWLQADFNLYQNWVQDYITQINNGLFFDHDAETISAVCGGDCLPVFQSQQKDAEFQGFEAQVTIPLWRSDYGQLDSQFFGDYVRGRFSDGSDIPRMPPLRYGMELAWKNSDWTANIRMTRAERQDNPGLNEAETDGYWSLNAGANYRLSVTEHADMLLFVKANNLLDDDIRNAVSYLRNVAPEAGRGAEMGVRIEF, encoded by the coding sequence TTGTCTTTATTAATAAGTCACCCGGGGTATGCTGAATCCGAGCATGTGCAGGAGCTCGATAATCTGATTATCAGCATGCCATTGAGCCAGTCGACGGCCAATACCGCATTGCCTGTTTCGATACTGAGCGGCGATGAACTCCGCATGAAGGCGGCTTCGACGATCGGCGAAACTTTGAAAAATGAACCTGGCATCACTAGTCAGTCGTTCGGACCCGGTGTCGGTCAGCCGGTGATACGAGGACAGTCTGGCTCGCGGGTGCATGTCTTACAGAACGGCCTGGGCAGCCTTGATGTGTCGTCGCTGAGTCCCGATCACGGCAACAGCACCGAATCCTTATGGGCGGAGCGCATCGAAGTGCTCAGGGGGCCGGCAACCTTGCTGTATGGGAGCGGGGCGATCGGCGGTGTCGTCAATGTATTGGATAATCGCATTCCCGATGCTGTGCCGGAAGCAATGGTCGAGGGCGCCGTCGAACAGCGCTATAACACGGTCAACGAAGGCAAATCGACGGCATTCAAGCTCGATGGCGGCAAAGGCATATTGGCTTGGCATTTGGACGGTTTTTACCGCGACAGCATCAATCTGCAGATTCCGGGGAGCGCGGTAGACGAAGCCATCGTCGAAGAAGAGCATGACGAGCACGAGGAAAGCAGCGAGGGTCGTTTGCTCAATTCCAACACGCGGGCGCGCAGCGGCACGGCCGGTTTTTCGCTGATCGGCGACCGCGGCTTTGTCGGATTCTCGATCAATCATCTGGACAATAATTACGGCGTGCCGCCGGGCGCGCATGAACATGAGGAAGAAGAGGGCGCCGAGCAGGTGCGCATCGATATGAAGCAGACCCGTTACGACATGAAGGCGGAAATTGATAATCCGCTGGAGTTCGCGGAAAGCTTGCGCGTGCGTCTGGGCTACAACGACTATCAGCATATCGAACTGGAAAACGGCGAAGCCGGCACCATCTACAGCAACGAAGGCTTCGAAAGCCGGGTGGAGCTGGTACAGAAACCCTGGGCCTTCTTTGATCACGGCGTATTCGGTGTGCAGAGCAAAAACAGCGAATTTTCGGCGTTGGGGGATGAAGCCGTCGTGCCGAAATCGGATATCGATTCATTCGGTATTTTTACCGTGCAGGATATACATACCGAGCATGTGACCTACGAAATGGGTATGAGGGTGGAACAACAATGGATCGATCCGGTCGATAGAGCCGAGAGCTCGCATACCCCGGTCAGTTTTTCCACCTCGGCGATCTGGAGCGTGACCGATCAGGATTCGATCAAGCTGACGTTTTCCCGTTCGCAGCGGGCCCCGGATATCCAGGAGCTGTTTTCCAACGGCCCGCATTTGGCGACTGCCAGTTATGAAATAGGCGACGCCGGTTTAATCGAAGAAACTTCGCATAACCTGGAATTGGGCATACATATCGATCGTGAATGGCTGCAGGCCGATTTCAATCTGTATCAAAATTGGGTGCAGGATTATATTACCCAAATCAACAACGGCTTGTTTTTCGATCATGATGCCGAGACCATAAGCGCCGTGTGCGGCGGTGATTGTTTGCCGGTTTTTCAGTCGCAACAGAAGGATGCCGAATTTCAAGGCTTCGAGGCCCAAGTGACGATTCCGTTGTGGCGCAGCGATTACGGCCAGCTGGACAGCCAGTTTTTTGGCGACTATGTGCGTGGACGCTTCAGCGACGGCAGTGACATTCCCCGCATGCCGCCATTGCGTTACGGCATGGAATTGGCCTGGAAAAATAGCGACTGGACCGCTAACATACGCATGACCCGGGCGGAACGGCAGGACAATCCTGGGCTGAATGAAGCCGAAACGGACGGTTACTGGTCGCTGAATGCCGGCGCCAATTATCGTTTGTCGGTGACCGAGCATGCGGACATGTTGTTGTTCGTCAAGGCTAACAACTTGCTGGATGACGACATCCGTAACGCCGTGTCTTATCTGCGTAATGTGGCGCCCGAAGCCGGTCGGGGCGCGGAAATGGGTGTGCGCATCGAATTTTAA
- the pntB gene encoding Re/Si-specific NAD(P)(+) transhydrogenase subunit beta, with amino-acid sequence MSQGLVAMSYIAASILFILSLGGLSHQETARRGNYYGMIGMAIAIIATVLSDAVTAYTVLIVALLIGGFIGVKAALKVEMTQMPELVALMHSLVGMAAVLVGYANFMESSSVLSGVEKTIHEVEIYVGILIGAVTFSGSVIAFGKLCGKISGKPVLLPARHWLNLGLLLVAIWLGDWFLQAAETGGGALPLILMTVIALAFGVHMVMAIGGADMPVVVSMLNSYSGWAAAATGFMLSNDLLIVTGALVGSSGAILSYIMCRAMNRNFISVIAGGFGNAGGEAAEVEGEVQPIDVDETVQMLRDARNIIIIPGYGMAVAQAQHTVNEITKLLKKQGKNVRFGIHPVAGRMPGHMNVLLAEAKVPYDIVYEMDEINDDFPETDVSIVIGANDIVNPSAAEDPNSPIAGMPVLECWKGHATIVLKRSMASGYAGVGNPLFVHENTRMLFGDANDSLQAVLKGLQS; translated from the coding sequence ATGTCACAAGGTCTAGTTGCAATGTCGTATATCGCGGCATCCATACTGTTCATTTTAAGCCTGGGCGGCCTGAGCCATCAGGAAACGGCCCGGCGCGGCAATTATTACGGCATGATCGGCATGGCCATCGCCATCATCGCCACCGTCCTCAGCGACGCTGTCACGGCCTATACGGTGCTGATTGTCGCCTTGCTGATCGGCGGCTTCATCGGCGTCAAGGCTGCGTTGAAGGTGGAAATGACGCAGATGCCGGAACTGGTTGCATTGATGCACAGTTTGGTCGGCATGGCCGCCGTGCTGGTCGGTTACGCCAATTTCATGGAAAGCTCGTCCGTCCTTAGCGGCGTTGAAAAAACCATCCATGAAGTGGAAATCTATGTCGGCATCCTGATCGGCGCGGTCACCTTTTCCGGCTCGGTGATCGCATTCGGCAAGTTATGCGGCAAAATCAGCGGCAAACCTGTGCTGCTACCGGCGCGCCACTGGCTGAACTTGGGCCTGCTGCTGGTCGCCATTTGGCTGGGCGACTGGTTTCTGCAAGCCGCGGAAACGGGAGGCGGCGCCTTGCCGCTGATTCTGATGACGGTGATCGCCCTGGCCTTCGGCGTACACATGGTCATGGCCATCGGCGGCGCCGACATGCCGGTCGTGGTATCGATGCTGAACAGCTATTCCGGTTGGGCCGCGGCGGCGACCGGCTTCATGCTCAGCAATGACCTGCTGATCGTGACCGGCGCCCTGGTCGGCAGTAGCGGCGCCATCCTCAGCTACATCATGTGTCGTGCGATGAACCGCAATTTCATCAGCGTCATCGCCGGCGGTTTCGGCAATGCCGGCGGCGAAGCGGCCGAGGTGGAAGGCGAAGTCCAACCGATTGATGTCGATGAAACCGTGCAAATGCTGCGCGACGCCAGAAACATCATCATCATTCCCGGCTACGGCATGGCGGTCGCCCAAGCTCAGCACACCGTCAACGAAATCACCAAACTGCTGAAAAAACAGGGTAAAAATGTCCGCTTCGGCATCCATCCTGTGGCCGGGCGCATGCCCGGCCACATGAATGTGCTGCTGGCCGAAGCCAAGGTGCCGTATGACATCGTCTATGAAATGGATGAAATCAATGACGATTTTCCCGAGACCGACGTGTCCATCGTCATCGGCGCCAACGACATCGTCAATCCATCGGCGGCGGAGGACCCCAACAGTCCGATTGCCGGCATGCCGGTGTTGGAATGCTGGAAAGGCCACGCCACCATCGTGCTGAAACGGAGCATGGCCTCGGGCTATGCCGGCGTCGGCAATCCGCTGTTCGTCCATGAAAACACCCGCATGCTGTTCGGCGACGCCAATGACAGCCTGCAGGCCGTTTTGAAAGGCTTACAAAGCTGA